The Pseudoxanthomonas sp. CF385 sequence GACCAGCGTGTCGCGATCGGACACATTGCGACCCTCCCCGTGGTACGCCTGCAGCAGCGCGCGCTTGAGCGCATGCTGCTGCGTACCGCCGAGCTCGCCGGCCCAGTACAGCAGTCGATGGGCATCGAAGGTGTTGTAGATGCGGTCGCGCTTCCGGAGGTCGAAGTGGAAGCCCAGGGCTTCGCCCCGCAGACGCAGCGCCTCGCCGTTCTGCGCCAGTTGCTCCGGCGACAACCCGTACTTGCGACCCAGATGATCGGCGATGGACTCTCCATCGGGCCCCATGTCCGGATTCAGTTCGAACGGCTGGAAGTGCAGTTCGACCTGCAGGTCGCCGCCGATGGCGGCGATGGCGCGCTCGAGCGACGCTAGGCCGATCGCGCACCAGGGGCAGGCGACGTCGGAGACGAAATCGATCTTCACGGGTTTCGACATGCGGTGCGCCTCACTCGTTCTCGGTGTTCTTGTACACGCGGCCCTGCTTCATCACGAAGCCGACGTTCTCCAGCACCGCGACGTCCTGCAGCGGATCGCCATCCACGGCGATCAGGTCGGCGGAGTAGCCCGGCTTGAGCACGCCCACGTCCTTGTCGATGCCGAACAGACGCGCATTGACCACGGTGGCCGAGCGGATCGCCTGCAGCGGCGTCATGCCGAACTGCACCATGCGCGAGAACTGGCGTGCATTGAGTCCGTGCGGGTAGACGCCGCCGTCGGTGCCGAAACCCATGATCGCGCCGGCCTGGTGCGCCTTGCGGAAGTTCTCGCGCTGGTTGGCGCCCACGCGGCGCTCCTTCTCCAGCGATTCGGGCAGGAACCCGGCCTTCTCGCCTTCGCCGAGGATGTACTCGGTGTTGTAGATATCCATCACGAGCACCGCACCGTTCTTCTTCGCCAGGGCGATGCCTTCGTCGTCGATGAAGCTGGCGTGTTCGATGGAATCCACGCCGGCCAATAGCGCGTTGCGGATGCCGGTGGCGCCATGCGCGTGCGAGGCGACCTTGCGGCCCAGGGCGTGCGCTTCGTCCACCAACGCCGTCAGCTCCTCCAGCGAGTACTGCGGCGCGCCGACCTCGGTGCCCTTGGACAGCACGCCGCCGGTGGAGCAGGTCTTGATGAAGTCGGCGCCGAACTTGACGTTCTGCCGCACCTTCTGCCGCGCGGCCCACGGGCCGTCGGCCACGCCTTCGCCCACCGCCTTGTACTCGGCGGGCAGCAGGTTGTTGTCGCTGCAATGGCCGCCGGTGATGCCGATGGACACGCCGCCGGCGAGGATGCGCGGGCCTTCGACTTCACCGTTCGCGATCGCATCGCGCAGCGCCACGTCGGCGTAGCCGGGCGAGCCCGGCACGCGCACGGTGGTGAAGCCCGCCAGCAGAGTGGTGCGCGCGTTCTTCGCCCCCTTGATGGCGGCGGCCGGCAGCGAGATGGCCAGGCGCCGGTAACCCTGCAGGTCGGCGTCGCCGTGCAGGTGGACGTGCGCATCCATGAGGCCCGGCAGCACGGTCTTGCCGGACAGGTCGTGCACGGTCGCGCCCGAGGGCACCGGCGTCGTCGCGGCCGGACCGATGGCGGTGATGCGCGCATCCTCGATGACGATGGCCTGGTCGGTCAGCACCCGCCCGGATTCGACATCGAGCAGGCGCCCGGCTTTCACGTAGGTGGTTGCCGCGAATGCGGGCGCGCACGCAAGGGACAGGACGACGGCAAGGACGCGTAGGCGCATCGGAACTCCGGGCAGGAAAGGGCCGCGCGACTCTAGCAGCCGCACGCATGCGATGACGAAGCAGGGCGGACGATCCCGCCCTGCACGCGCATCAGACCGGCGTGGGATTGCGGTAGGCGAAGCCTGCCTGGTGCCAGTACGGATACGGCTTCGGCCGCTGGCTCGCCGCATCCAGTTTCGCCACCTGTTCGGCCGTCAGGTTCCAGCCCACCGCGCCGAGGTTCTGCTTCAGTTGTTCCTCGTTGCGCGCCCCGATCACCACGGTGCTGACCGTCGGCCGCTGCAGCAGCCAGTTCAACGCGACCTGCGGGATCGATTTGCCGGTTTCCTGCGCGACCTCGTCCAGCGCATCGACCACGTCGTACAGGTACTCGAGGTCGACCTGCGGACCGGCATCGTGCGCGGTCTGCGACTGCAGGCGGCTGTTTTCCGGCAGCGGCTGGCCGCGGCGGATCTTGCCGGTGAGGCGACCCCAGCCCAGCGGACTCCAGACCACCGCGCCCACGCCCTGGTCGGCGGCCAGCGGCATCAGCTCCCATTCGTAGTCGCGGCCGACCAGCGAGTAGTACGCCTGGTGCGCCACGTAGCGCGTCCAGCCGTGGCGATCGGCGGCAGCCAGCGACTTCATCAGGTGCCAGCCGGAGAAGTTCGACACGCCCAGGTAACGGATCTTGCCGGCCTTCACCAGCGTATCGAGCGTGGACAGCACCTCTTCGACCGGCGGACGCGCATCGAAGCCATGCAGCTGGAACAGGTCGATGTAATCGGTGCCGAGGCGCTTGAGCGCGGCATCGACGGCGTTGATGAGGTGGTGACGCGAAGAGCCCACCTGGTTCTCGCCGTCGCCGAACCGGAAGGTGGCCTTGGTGGAAATGAGCAGCGAGTCGCGCGGACGTCCCTTGATCGCCTCGCCGAGGATTTCTTCGGCCGCGCCCTTCGAATAGACGTCGGCGCTGTCGAACAGGGTGAGGCCGGCGTCGAGGCAGATGTCGACCAGCCGGCGTGCTTCGGCCACGTCGGTACTGCCCCAGGCGCTGAACAGGGCTCCCTGGCCACCGAACGTGCCGGTGCCGAAGGACAGGACGGGGACGCGCAGGCCCGATGCGCCGAGATAGCGGTATTCCATGGGGACGATCCAGAAGCGGGGGAGTGCGCCATTGCACTCCCCCGTCGCCGCAGCGGCAACCCCTCGCGATGGAACGCTTAGTTCGCGCTGGCGGAGGGCCGCACGATCACTTCGCTGACATCCACATCGTCCGGTTGCTCGATGGCGTAGGCGATCGCGCGGGCGATGGCCTCGGCGGGAATGGCGACCTGGCGGAAGTCCTCGATCCACGCCTTGATGCCGGCGTCGCTGATGGTTTCGGCCAGTTCGCTGGTGGTCACGCCCGGCGACACCACGGTGACGCGCAGGCTGTCGTGCTCCTGCCGCAGGCCCTCCGAAATGGCCAACACCGCATGCTTGGTGGCGCAGTACACCGAGGCGCTCGGCCACACGCGATGGCCCGCGGTGGAGGCGACATTGATCACCTGGCCCCCGCCCTGCGCCTGCATCACCGGCAGCGCCGCGGCAATGCCGTGCAGCACGCCGCGGATGTTGACGTCGATCATCGCGTTCCATTCGTCGATCTTCAGCGCGGCCAGCGGCGACAGCGGCATCACGCCGGCGTTGTTGACGATCACGTCGAGCCGGCCGAACGACGCCTGGGCGAACGCGACGAACGCCTGCACGTCGTCCAGGCGGGTGACGTCCAGCGCCTGGAAGCGGGCGCTGCCGCCCGTTGCGGCGATCTCCGCGACCAGCCGCTCCAGCCGGTCGGTGCGGCGCGCACCCAGGACGACATGGGCACCGCGACGGGCGAGTTCGCGCGCGGCGGCCTCGCCGATGCCGCTGCTGGCGCCGGTGATGGCGATGACTTTTCCTTGGATTCCGGACATGGGGTACCTCGTGGGGGAATGCGCGGCACGGGCTGTGCCGCAACGGGGCGCAGTCTCGGCCCGCCGCCCCCAGCGTCGATATCCGGTTCCTCCGCGATCCTTGCCTGATCCTGCGCTGCCCCCGTCCAGGCCATTCCATCCAGCGGCGCGCTGCGTAGACTCGTTTCCATCCCCCACGCCCGTATTCCCGGCCCTTCCCATGTCCGCTACCGCTTCCGCCCATGACGCCCGCCTGCGCGAGCTCGCCGGCTTGATTGAACGATCCACCGGCCAGGATGGCGTCCACACGACCGCGATCCAGGCATTGCAGTTCTCCCGCCTGAGCGCGCCCATGGCGCTGCCCATGCGCGGCGTGCAGGAAGCCGCGCTGTGCCTGATCGTCCAGGGGGCCAAGCGCGCGATCCTCGCCGACGAGGTCTACGACTACGACGCGAGCCGTTTCGTCGTCGCATCCGTCGACCTGCCGGTGACCGGGCAGGTCACCCGGGCTTCCGCGGAGGCCCCCTACCTGTGCCTGATCCTGAAGCTGTCGCCCTCCACCATCGCCGAGCTGGTCACCGAGGCCGAATCGGCCCGTGCGCCGCTGCCGCCGCCATCGCGCGGCCTGT is a genomic window containing:
- a CDS encoding DsbA family oxidoreductase is translated as MSKPVKIDFVSDVACPWCAIGLASLERAIAAIGGDLQVELHFQPFELNPDMGPDGESIADHLGRKYGLSPEQLAQNGEALRLRGEALGFHFDLRKRDRIYNTFDAHRLLYWAGELGGTQQHALKRALLQAYHGEGRNVSDRDTLVAIASAAGLDATGARGVLETDRFAAEVRERERFYQQHGIQAVPSVILNDRHLVQGGQPPETFEQALRQLSGITA
- a CDS encoding SDR family oxidoreductase, whose product is MSGIQGKVIAITGASSGIGEAAARELARRGAHVVLGARRTDRLERLVAEIAATGGSARFQALDVTRLDDVQAFVAFAQASFGRLDVIVNNAGVMPLSPLAALKIDEWNAMIDVNIRGVLHGIAAALPVMQAQGGGQVINVASTAGHRVWPSASVYCATKHAVLAISEGLRQEHDSLRVTVVSPGVTTSELAETISDAGIKAWIEDFRQVAIPAEAIARAIAYAIEQPDDVDVSEVIVRPSASAN
- a CDS encoding amidohydrolase family protein, encoding MRLRVLAVVLSLACAPAFAATTYVKAGRLLDVESGRVLTDQAIVIEDARITAIGPAATTPVPSGATVHDLSGKTVLPGLMDAHVHLHGDADLQGYRRLAISLPAAAIKGAKNARTTLLAGFTTVRVPGSPGYADVALRDAIANGEVEGPRILAGGVSIGITGGHCSDNNLLPAEYKAVGEGVADGPWAARQKVRQNVKFGADFIKTCSTGGVLSKGTEVGAPQYSLEELTALVDEAHALGRKVASHAHGATGIRNALLAGVDSIEHASFIDDEGIALAKKNGAVLVMDIYNTEYILGEGEKAGFLPESLEKERRVGANQRENFRKAHQAGAIMGFGTDGGVYPHGLNARQFSRMVQFGMTPLQAIRSATVVNARLFGIDKDVGVLKPGYSADLIAVDGDPLQDVAVLENVGFVMKQGRVYKNTENE
- a CDS encoding aldo/keto reductase — protein: MEYRYLGASGLRVPVLSFGTGTFGGQGALFSAWGSTDVAEARRLVDICLDAGLTLFDSADVYSKGAAEEILGEAIKGRPRDSLLISTKATFRFGDGENQVGSSRHHLINAVDAALKRLGTDYIDLFQLHGFDARPPVEEVLSTLDTLVKAGKIRYLGVSNFSGWHLMKSLAAADRHGWTRYVAHQAYYSLVGRDYEWELMPLAADQGVGAVVWSPLGWGRLTGKIRRGQPLPENSRLQSQTAHDAGPQVDLEYLYDVVDALDEVAQETGKSIPQVALNWLLQRPTVSTVVIGARNEEQLKQNLGAVGWNLTAEQVAKLDAASQRPKPYPYWHQAGFAYRNPTPV